In the genome of Erinaceus europaeus unplaced genomic scaffold, mEriEur2.1 scaffold_1101, whole genome shotgun sequence, one region contains:
- the LOC132532416 gene encoding isoaspartyl peptidase/L-asparaginase-like, whose translation MNPLVLVVHGGGASSISRERRERVRQGVLRAAALGYRILRAGGSALDAVEGAVAALEDDPEFNAGCGSVLNANGEVEMDASIMSGKDLSSGAVSAVRCIANPIKLARLVMEKTPHCFLTGQGAAKFAASMGIAEVPEEQLVTERNRKRLEKEKYAQKACCQK comes from the exons ATGAACCCGCTGGTGCTCGTGGTGCACGGCGGCGGCGCCAGCAGCATCTCCCGGGAGCGGCGGGAGCGGGTGCGCCAGGGCGTGCTGCGCGCAGCGGCCTTGGGCTACCGCATCCTGCGGGCGGGCGGGAGCGCGCTGGACGCGGTGGAGGGCGCGGTGGCGGCGCTGGAGGACGACCCCGAGTTCAATGCAG GTTGTGGATCTGTCTTGAATGCAAATGGTGAAGTGGAAATGGATGCAAGTATCATGAGTGGGAAAGATCTGTCCTCAGGAGCCGTGTCTGCAGTCCGCTGTATAGCGAACCCCATTAAGCTTGCACGGCTTGTCatggaaaag ACGCCTCATTGTTTTCTGACTGGCCAAGGAGCAGCAAAGTTTGCAGCATCCATGGGGATTGCAGAAGTTCCGGAAGAGCAACTggtaacagagagaaacagaaaacgtctggaaaaagagaaatatgctCAAAAAGCATGCTGTCAAAAGTAA